TCCTTGCTGGCCTTTGTGCTGCTGATCACGGGCACTTTGCCCTCTCAGGCACAAGATACTGGCATGAGCATATCCTCGGATGACGTTACGCTAATAGCCCTCGGACTGATACTACTGATCGTAATATTAGTCTTGGTTGTAGCTATTTTCCTTCTGAAACTCATTCAGACACTACTCGACAAAGAGTTGGAAGCCAAAGGCATAATCCCCGAGGCTGAGCCAAGCTGGTGGCAAAAGCTGGACAGAAATCTGACCAATGCTGTTCCACTAGAAGAGGAAGAAAGTATCGAGTTGGATCACGACTATGATGGTATCAAAGAATTGGATAACCACCTCCCACCCTGGTGGAAATGGTTGTTCTATCTCAGTATCGTTTTTGCCGTGTATTACATGATCGATTACCACGTGCTTGAATCCAGCCCTTTATCAGCAGAAGAATATGAAATCGCTATGAAGGAAGCCGAAGAAGCCAAAGCTTCATCAGCTGGTGAAGAAGAGTCCATCGACGAATCTAACATTGTTTTCAACGATGACCCTGAGCTTCTAGCCAAAGGAAAGACAATCTATGTACGAAACTGTGTAGCTTGTCACAAAGAAAATGGTGAAGGAGGAATAGGTCCTAACCTGGCAGACAAATATTGGCTGCACGGCGGTAGTATTCAAGACACCTACAATACAATCTCGAATGGTGTGGTAGAAAAGGGCATGATCGCCTGGAAAGAGGTACTTTCTCCTTCCAATATCAATGCCGTTAACTCCTACATCTATACACTGAGAGGCACTAACCCTGCCAATCCAAAGGCTCCACAAGGAGAAGTGTATGAAGCTGAAACAAAAAACACTGAAGAATCCGAAAGCGTAGAAAGCGATAGCACAGCATTAGCTGAATAGAAGCATGGAAAACCACTACGAATTTGAGGAGGAGTATAGAGACACGATTGCCACTGTAGACGAAAGTGGTAAGCGTGTCTGGATTTACCCTAAAAAACCCAAAGGCACCTATCACAATTACCGGATACTGGTAACG
This is a stretch of genomic DNA from Reichenbachiella ulvae. It encodes these proteins:
- a CDS encoding cbb3-type cytochrome c oxidase N-terminal domain-containing protein, with product MKIFNSIYIKSLLAFVLLITGTLPSQAQDTGMSISSDDVTLIALGLILLIVILVLVVAIFLLKLIQTLLDKELEAKGIIPEAEPSWWQKLDRNLTNAVPLEEEESIELDHDYDGIKELDNHLPPWWKWLFYLSIVFAVYYMIDYHVLESSPLSAEEYEIAMKEAEEAKASSAGEEESIDESNIVFNDDPELLAKGKTIYVRNCVACHKENGEGGIGPNLADKYWLHGGSIQDTYNTISNGVVEKGMIAWKEVLSPSNINAVNSYIYTLRGTNPANPKAPQGEVYEAETKNTEESESVESDSTALAE